One Chloroflexota bacterium genomic region harbors:
- a CDS encoding SBBP repeat-containing protein codes for MRRSIFIIAVVLSLLLSGGRFHAMGRMPTPVANPSVLAAAPVAAEHWPALAAERSTTHSNLRSSTNLALVDPSPGATSNAQPHIALDSSFGQLPLYFIENRGQVDERVAFYIQGRDKVLYFTAQGVAFVLDGSLASAPTEGAWPSAEQGISAHRPAEGESTRYQMALKLEFVDANPNPQLIGQDLTPAVISYFKGAPEQWKTGLRTYASIVYRDLWPGIDLVYSGTVNRLKYTFIVHPGADPTQIRLAYHGATALAITPQGQLEVSTPLGAFHDDCPTAYQEMDGQRVAVDVAYALDGTRNTKNEIRKTGNATWNTPLIYTFHVGPYDASKPLVVDPSILLYSGYIGGSLDEEGRGIVVDSDWHAYIVGHTASSETTFPETVGPYLTHTAGWDVFVAKVNAQGTALLYCGYIGGSGTDWGYAIDLDANRNAYVVGYTDSSDFPVTVGPDTTYNDWGDAFIAKVNAAGTALVYCGYIGGYSYDEAWGVAVDGSGNAYVVGATYSDESTFPDGDGFGSLSGFDTTHNGSADAFIVKVNPAGNGLVYATYLGGDGYETGLDIVVDGSGNAYLCGHTSSNESTFPEVVGPDLTYNGGTQWGDAFVAKINPAGTALIYCGYIGGSQDDSAEGIAIDSAGSAYVAGWVKSSQTQGFPVSVGPDTTYNGGASDAFVAKVQANGTGLVYCGYIGGDAAEEARDIALDSMRYAYVAGFTYSTQATFPVVVGPDLTHNGLMDGFVAKVNPQGTAPLVFCGYFGGSGYDEAWDIVPDGYENTYVTGRTTSSDFPVTQGPDLDYNGGEDAFVAKVGAYLDCSITLSTPPQGVCAYSTGHTASVPYSGPGATYGWYIMGSGVITSSLPYSTTIVWDALGAGTATVGIVITDVQGYTCTNQVDVPVYASPPCTITVSASEVCAGSTGHSAWVPAAGSGASYTWDIQGGTIISGQNTSAIAWNAGSAGTITITIHLTDAWGCACTSATTVTARAGPTANFQAAPQSCCVPLTVYFTDTSTAGSYPISSWYWQFGDGAISSSQHPTHTFTTAGSYTVTLTVTDTFGCTHSKSVSNLITANAPPVASFNAVPTSGDAPLTVYFTDTSTAGSNPIVSWHWQFGDNQISVTQNPTHTYQIEGVYTVTLTITDSHGCHDDASTVITVNPAPTPTPTNTPTSTPTDTPTPTPTSTPTSTPTDTPTPTPTNTPTSTPTDTPTPTPTNTPTSTPTDTPTPTPTNTPTSTPTDTPTPTPTNTPTSTPTDTPTPTPTNTPTSTPTDTPTPTPTNTPTSTPTDTPIHTPTHTPTYTLTPTPTRTLTPTRTETSTVTPTRTRTPTATPTDTRTLTATSSPTPTRTETSTVTPTRTRTPTATPTDTRTPTATSSPTPTRTETSTVTPTRTRTPTATPTDTRTPTPTATETLGPTPTDTPTGDILLTGLVYDAAFGPWHPIPEAVVSVEMCVPSFLQTTTNADGRYALLLPVYYLNLCDHDQARLYGWAPGYQIRVDIVPVSDLRTNPVHDFAMYPFGWPTVTPLPIARPLWLPLVMRNYTGGLPTPMPTATATPTRTRTPTATVIATVTATPPTTPMPTPTKTATGTATPGATPREAQLIVNPSFETDEAWERPDWQIPDTAHPANYSTRYAHSGLRSMRLGIESGPPYFSFSSVQQAVEIPIGATQANLSFYYLPFMARDAYDSLYFCVLRAHDDSILQCDLWTDFNPVWTRRTYDLRIYAGTRIKVHFGVRNDDWDGISAAYLDDVELWVRW; via the coding sequence GTGAGGAGAAGTATCTTCATCATCGCAGTTGTGCTATCTCTGCTCCTTTCTGGCGGGCGTTTTCATGCCATGGGACGCATGCCAACACCTGTCGCGAATCCCTCGGTATTGGCTGCCGCGCCCGTTGCCGCGGAGCACTGGCCTGCCCTTGCCGCAGAGCGCTCCACAACCCACTCCAACCTGCGTTCCTCAACCAACCTTGCACTGGTTGACCCCTCCCCAGGAGCAACGAGCAATGCCCAGCCTCACATCGCGCTGGATTCCTCGTTTGGGCAACTCCCACTCTATTTCATCGAGAACCGCGGCCAGGTGGATGAGCGCGTCGCCTTCTACATCCAAGGACGGGATAAGGTGCTCTATTTCACTGCGCAGGGCGTTGCCTTCGTGCTCGATGGCTCGCTGGCTTCCGCACCAACGGAGGGGGCTTGGCCATCCGCTGAGCAAGGGATCAGCGCACATCGCCCTGCCGAAGGGGAAAGCACACGCTACCAGATGGCGCTCAAGTTGGAGTTCGTGGACGCCAACCCCAACCCGCAACTCATCGGGCAGGACTTGACCCCAGCCGTCATCAGTTACTTCAAGGGAGCGCCAGAGCAGTGGAAAACCGGCTTGCGCACCTACGCCAGCATCGTTTATCGTGACCTCTGGCCGGGCATAGACCTGGTGTACTCGGGCACCGTGAACCGCCTGAAGTACACCTTCATCGTGCACCCCGGCGCAGACCCGACGCAGATTCGGCTTGCCTACCACGGTGCGACCGCGCTCGCCATTACCCCGCAAGGGCAGTTGGAAGTCTCGACGCCGCTGGGCGCCTTCCACGACGACTGTCCCACTGCCTACCAGGAGATGGATGGCCAGCGCGTGGCGGTGGACGTAGCGTACGCATTGGACGGAACACGAAATACGAAAAACGAAATACGAAAAACGGGAAACGCAACATGGAATACGCCCCTCATCTATACCTTCCATGTGGGACCCTACGACGCCAGCAAACCCTTGGTCGTTGACCCCTCCATCCTCCTCTACAGCGGCTACATCGGCGGCTCCCTGGACGAGGAAGGACGCGGCATCGTCGTGGACAGCGATTGGCACGCCTACATCGTGGGGCATACCGCATCCAGCGAAACCACCTTCCCCGAGACCGTCGGGCCGTATCTGACCCACACCGCTGGATGGGATGTCTTCGTGGCCAAGGTCAATGCCCAGGGGACGGCGCTCCTCTACTGCGGCTACATCGGTGGCAGCGGCACGGACTGGGGCTATGCCATCGACCTAGATGCCAACCGCAATGCCTATGTGGTGGGCTACACCGATTCGAGCGATTTCCCGGTCACAGTTGGTCCCGATACGACCTACAATGACTGGGGCGATGCCTTCATTGCCAAGGTCAATGCCGCAGGGACGGCGCTGGTTTACTGCGGCTACATCGGTGGCTACAGTTATGACGAGGCCTGGGGCGTGGCCGTGGATGGCAGCGGGAACGCCTATGTCGTCGGCGCCACCTATTCCGACGAGAGCACCTTCCCTGATGGGGATGGATTTGGCTCGCTGAGCGGCTTCGATACCACGCACAACGGCAGTGCCGATGCATTCATCGTCAAGGTCAACCCGGCGGGGAATGGCTTGGTCTATGCCACCTACCTGGGCGGAGATGGCTACGAGACCGGCTTGGATATCGTCGTGGACGGCAGCGGCAATGCCTACCTGTGCGGCCATACCTCCTCCAATGAGAGTACTTTTCCCGAGGTCGTCGGGCCAGACCTGACTTACAACGGTGGCACGCAGTGGGGCGATGCCTTTGTAGCCAAAATCAACCCGGCAGGCACCGCGCTCATCTACTGTGGCTACATCGGCGGAAGCCAAGACGACTCCGCCGAAGGCATCGCGATTGACAGCGCTGGCAGCGCCTACGTCGCTGGCTGGGTCAAGTCCAGCCAGACCCAGGGTTTCCCGGTAAGTGTTGGGCCGGATACCACTTACAATGGTGGTGCCAGCGATGCTTTCGTGGCCAAAGTGCAGGCTAATGGCACAGGACTGGTCTATTGCGGTTACATCGGAGGCGACGCGGCCGAAGAAGCGCGCGACATCGCGTTGGACTCTATGCGTTACGCCTACGTCGCCGGCTTCACCTACTCCACCCAGGCTACTTTCCCGGTCGTGGTCGGCCCCGATCTCACCCACAATGGTTTGATGGATGGCTTTGTGGCCAAAGTGAACCCACAGGGCACCGCTCCGCTCGTTTTCTGTGGCTATTTCGGTGGAAGCGGCTACGATGAAGCCTGGGACATTGTCCCGGATGGCTACGAAAACACCTACGTCACCGGCAGGACGACCTCGAGCGACTTTCCTGTAACGCAGGGGCCAGACCTGGACTACAACGGTGGAGAAGACGCCTTTGTGGCCAAAGTCGGCGCTTATCTGGACTGCTCCATCACCCTCAGCACGCCTCCGCAAGGCGTGTGCGCCTACTCCACCGGGCATACTGCTTCCGTGCCTTATTCTGGCCCGGGGGCAACCTATGGCTGGTACATTATGGGCAGTGGCGTCATTACTTCCTCGCTGCCCTACAGCACGACCATCGTGTGGGACGCTCTCGGCGCAGGAACGGCTACGGTGGGCATCGTCATCACTGATGTCCAAGGCTATACCTGTACGAACCAGGTGGATGTGCCCGTGTACGCTAGCCCACCGTGCACCATTACCGTCAGTGCATCTGAGGTCTGCGCTGGTTCCACGGGGCACAGTGCTTGGGTGCCAGCGGCGGGCTCGGGGGCTAGTTACACCTGGGACATCCAAGGCGGCACGATCATCTCGGGGCAGAACACCAGCGCCATCGCGTGGAATGCGGGCAGTGCGGGCACCATCACCATCACCATCCACCTGACGGATGCCTGGGGCTGCGCCTGCACAAGCGCGACAACCGTCACCGCGCGGGCTGGACCAACGGCTAACTTCCAGGCTGCACCGCAGTCCTGTTGCGTTCCCTTGACCGTGTACTTCACGGATACTTCCACCGCGGGCAGTTACCCTATCAGCAGTTGGTACTGGCAATTCGGCGATGGCGCCATCTCATCGTCTCAGCATCCCACTCATACGTTCACCACAGCGGGTTCCTACACTGTGACCTTGACCGTGACGGATACTTTTGGTTGCACCCATAGCAAGAGCGTGTCCAACTTGATCACAGCGAATGCCCCACCGGTGGCAAGTTTCAACGCCGTGCCTACCAGTGGCGATGCGCCACTGACCGTGTACTTCACGGATACTTCCACTGCCGGGAGCAATCCCATCGTGAGTTGGCACTGGCAGTTTGGCGACAACCAAATCTCCGTCACGCAAAATCCTACGCACACGTACCAGATAGAAGGCGTCTATACGGTCACATTGACCATCACGGACAGCCACGGCTGCCACGATGACGCAAGCACTGTGATCACAGTGAACCCAGCGCCGACGCCTACGCCGACCAATACGCCGACCAGCACGCCAACCGATACACCGACGCCTACGCCGACCAGCACGCCGACGAGCACGCCGACCGATACACCGACGCCTACGCCGACCAACACGCCGACCAGCACGCCAACGGATACGCCGACGCCTACGCCGACCAACACGCCGACGAGCACGCCAACGGATACGCCGACGCCTACGCCGACCAACACGCCGACCAGCACGCCAACGGACACGCCGACGCCTACGCCGACCAACACGCCGACCAGCACGCCAACGGATACGCCGACGCCTACGCCGACCAACACGCCGACCAGCACGCCAACGGATACGCCGACGCCTACGCCGACCAATACGCCGACCAGCACGCCAACGGATACGCCGATCCATACGCCCACTCATACGCCAACCTACACTTTAACGCCTACACCAACGCGAACGTTGACGCCCACGCGCACGGAGACATCCACCGTGACGCCGACGCGCACGCGTACGCCAACTGCCACTCCTACCGACACGCGCACGCTCACTGCCACGAGCAGCCCCACGCCCACGCGCACGGAGACATCCACCGTGACGCCGACGCGCACGCGTACGCCAACTGCCACTCCTACCGACACGCGCACGCCCACTGCCACGAGCAGCCCCACGCCCACGCGCACGGAGACATCCACCGTGACGCCGACGCGCACGCGTACTCCAACCGCCACGCCTACGGATACACGCACGCCCACGCCTACCGCGACCGAAACGCTCGGTCCGACACCGACCGATACACCAACTGGGGATATCCTCCTCACCGGTCTGGTTTACGATGCGGCGTTTGGCCCTTGGCATCCCATTCCAGAGGCAGTGGTGTCGGTGGAAATGTGCGTTCCGAGTTTCTTGCAGACCACGACTAATGCGGATGGACGTTACGCCCTGCTGTTACCGGTTTACTACCTGAATCTGTGCGACCATGACCAGGCCAGGCTGTACGGCTGGGCGCCAGGTTATCAGATCCGGGTGGACATCGTCCCGGTGTCCGATTTACGTACCAACCCGGTGCACGATTTTGCCATGTACCCCTTTGGCTGGCCTACGGTCACGCCGCTGCCGATTGCACGTCCGCTTTGGCTGCCCCTGGTCATGCGCAACTACACGGGGGGCTTGCCCACGCCCATGCCCACGGCGACCGCGACGCCCACTCGGACGCGCACGCCAACCGCCACGGTCATAGCGACTGTCACAGCCACGCCGCCGACAACGCCCATGCCAACGCCCACCAAAACCGCCACAGGTACCGCTACTCCTGGGGCCACGCCGCGCGAGGCGCAGTTGATCGTCAACCCAAGTTTCGAAACAGACGAGGCCTGGGAACGTCCCGATTGGCAAATTCCCGACACCGCTCATCCTGCCAACTACTCCACGCGGTATGCACATAGCGGTCTGCGCTCCATGCGCCTGGGCATCGAATCTGGCCCTCCTTATTTCAGTTTCTCTTCCGTGCAGCAAGCCGTGGAGATTCCCATTGGAGCGACGCAGGCCAACTTGTCCTTCTACTACCTCCCCTTCATGGCACGTGATGCGTACGACTCGCTTTATTTCTGCGTGCTGCGCGCCCACGACGACAGCATCCTGCAGTGTGATCTCTGGACGGATTTCAATCCCGTCTGGACCCGGCGTACTTATGACCTGCGCATCTATGCTGGCACGCGTATCAAAGTGCACTTTGGGGTCAGAAACGATGATTGGGATGGGATTTCGGCAGCGTATCTGGATGATGTAGAATTGTGGGTGCGCTGGTAG
- a CDS encoding DegV family protein, whose translation MAKVAVITDTCASLPDDFYEKYEIARVPYYVHIGTKAFRDLIDITRDEFLDYMRKATELPKSANPGPADYIEKIKAAAQRANDMLIVCMTSIGSGAYQAALVAKEMALKELSNVRIEVVDTRNVSMAHGWMALEAARAALAGATLDDILALIQRMIPVTRMLQTADTLRYLYLGGRIGKAKHLVGSLLNIKPLISMEDGVIVALGQERSRAAAYRRMVELIAEKVGQGGKIKAAIVHAADEEAAQVLHELVEKSFECVEMLTTSLSSALAVHTGPGTVGVCYFPAHVLDK comes from the coding sequence ATGGCAAAAGTTGCTGTCATCACGGATACCTGTGCTAGCCTTCCCGATGATTTCTACGAAAAGTACGAGATCGCACGGGTGCCCTATTACGTGCACATCGGGACGAAAGCCTTCCGCGACCTCATTGACATAACAAGGGACGAGTTCCTGGATTACATGCGCAAGGCGACCGAGTTGCCGAAATCAGCCAATCCAGGGCCTGCGGATTACATCGAGAAGATCAAGGCAGCTGCCCAGCGTGCCAATGATATGCTCATCGTGTGCATGACCTCCATTGGCAGCGGGGCATATCAAGCGGCGCTGGTGGCGAAGGAGATGGCGCTGAAGGAGTTGTCGAACGTGCGCATCGAGGTGGTGGATACGCGCAACGTGTCCATGGCGCATGGCTGGATGGCGCTGGAGGCGGCGCGGGCAGCGTTGGCCGGTGCGACGCTTGACGACATCCTGGCGCTCATTCAGCGCATGATTCCCGTGACACGGATGCTGCAGACGGCGGATACGCTGCGCTATCTGTACCTGGGCGGGCGCATTGGCAAAGCGAAGCACTTGGTGGGCTCGCTTCTCAATATCAAGCCATTGATCAGCATGGAGGATGGGGTGATCGTGGCGCTAGGGCAGGAACGCAGCCGTGCGGCGGCGTATCGGCGCATGGTGGAGTTGATTGCCGAGAAGGTGGGACAGGGGGGCAAGATCAAGGCGGCGATCGTGCACGCGGCGGATGAGGAGGCAGCGCAGGTGCTGCACGAATTGGTGGAGAAGAGTTTCGAGTGCGTGGAGATGCTGACCACCAGCCTCTCCTCGGCGCTGGCGGTGCATACCGGCCCGGGCACGGTGGGCGTGTGCTATTTCCCGGCGCATGTGCTGGATAAGTGA
- a CDS encoding geranylgeranyl reductase family protein encodes MISVDVRRCAYCGSCVSVCPVNALDLQETRLVVTEDCIECNLCLSACPMGALLPAGEQPQPYSELKDRYDVVVIGAGPAGAVAAWEAAKQGLAVLLLEKRQEIGSPVRCAEGIAHQALSEFIAPDERWISARICKAHIVLVEDGQECVWESEALPEGSASAGVGYVLERRVFDRVLAERAAQAGARVLVKTAATGLLREGEAVVGVRAQGPWGQRDIAARVVIGADGVESRVGVWAGLDTTLLRQDLMTCAQFLLAGIEVDPQCTYYYLDRQNAPGGYVWIFPKGEGRANVGLGIQADLATVSPVEALTRFVERHPFLAKGSIVTLVVGGVPVGLPPSPMVADGLMLVGDAARQVDPLTGGGIANGMAAGRLAAKVAAEAIAAGDVSRQRLSRYEQEWAAGIGREIARNYRLRARFPPEQRVGERFLHLFALSIGAGK; translated from the coding sequence TTGATTTCCGTTGATGTGCGGCGCTGTGCCTATTGCGGCTCCTGCGTCAGCGTGTGCCCGGTCAATGCGCTGGACCTGCAGGAGACGCGGCTGGTTGTCACGGAGGACTGCATCGAGTGCAACCTCTGCCTATCGGCTTGCCCCATGGGCGCGCTGCTGCCAGCAGGTGAGCAACCTCAGCCATATTCGGAGCTCAAAGATCGCTACGATGTGGTGGTCATAGGAGCGGGACCAGCGGGTGCGGTGGCGGCGTGGGAAGCGGCGAAGCAGGGGCTGGCGGTGCTGCTCCTGGAGAAGCGGCAGGAAATCGGCTCGCCGGTGCGCTGTGCGGAGGGCATTGCCCATCAGGCGCTGAGCGAATTCATTGCCCCAGATGAACGATGGATCAGCGCGCGGATATGCAAAGCGCACATTGTGTTGGTCGAGGATGGGCAGGAGTGTGTCTGGGAGTCGGAAGCGTTGCCCGAAGGAAGCGCATCTGCCGGCGTGGGCTACGTGCTGGAGCGGCGCGTGTTCGACCGCGTGTTGGCGGAGAGAGCGGCGCAGGCAGGGGCACGGGTGCTGGTCAAGACGGCGGCGACGGGACTATTGCGCGAGGGAGAAGCGGTCGTTGGCGTGCGCGCACAAGGGCCATGGGGACAGCGCGACATCGCTGCACGTGTGGTGATTGGCGCCGATGGCGTCGAGTCCCGCGTTGGAGTGTGGGCTGGGTTGGACACGACTCTGCTGCGCCAAGACCTGATGACCTGCGCGCAGTTCCTGCTGGCAGGCATCGAAGTTGATCCGCAGTGCACGTATTATTATTTAGATCGCCAGAACGCACCAGGCGGCTATGTCTGGATTTTCCCCAAGGGCGAGGGGCGTGCCAACGTGGGGCTGGGTATCCAGGCTGACCTGGCCACGGTGTCGCCGGTGGAAGCGCTGACGCGCTTTGTCGAGCGCCACCCTTTCTTGGCAAAGGGCAGCATCGTGACCCTGGTCGTCGGCGGGGTGCCGGTTGGCTTGCCCCCATCGCCCATGGTGGCGGATGGGCTGATGCTGGTGGGCGATGCGGCACGGCAGGTGGATCCGCTGACCGGCGGTGGGATTGCCAATGGCATGGCGGCGGGACGCCTGGCAGCAAAGGTGGCGGCTGAGGCGATCGCGGCAGGCGATGTATCGCGGCAGAGGCTCAGCCGTTACGAGCAGGAGTGGGCAGCGGGCATCGGGCGAGAGATAGCGCGCAATTACCGTTTGCGGGCGCGTTTCCCGCCCGAGCAGCGCGTTGGCGAGCGTTTTCTGCACCTTTTTGCCCTGAGCATCGGTGCGGGCAAGTAA